Proteins from one Bos taurus isolate L1 Dominette 01449 registration number 42190680 breed Hereford chromosome 7, ARS-UCD2.0, whole genome shotgun sequence genomic window:
- the OR7A101 gene encoding olfactory receptor-like protein OLF4 gives MGQRNLTRPSEFLLLGFSEESELQPLIFGLFLSMYLITVFGNMLIILAISSDSHLHTPMYFFLTNLSFVDICFTSTTIPKMLWNIYIQSQVITYEACITQVYFLMLFAGLDDFLLTVMAYDRFAAICHPLYYTVIMNPKVCRILVLVSWAISVLHSLLQTLMVLRLSFCEELEIPHYFCELNQMVQLACSDSFPNDLVIYITAVLLAGGPLTGIFYSYTKIASSIHRISSAQGKYKAFSTCVSHLSVVFLFYCTSLGVYVSSAATHSSQSSATASMMYTVVTPMLNPFIYSLRNRDIKRALKAFFRMAAIKRTLVLR, from the coding sequence ATGGGACAAAGGAATTTAACAAGACCTTCAGAATTTCTTCTCCTGGGATTCTCAGAGGAATCAGAACTACAACCCCTCATATTTGGGCTTTTTCTCTCCATGTACCTGATCACTGTGTTTGGAAACATGCTAATCATCTTGGCCATCAGCTCagactcccacctccacacccccatgtacttcttcctcaccAACTTGTCCTTTGTAGACATCTgcttcacctccaccaccatccccaaaATGCTATGGAACATCTACATCCAAAGCCAAGTTATAACCTATGAAGCCTGCATCACTCAGGTGTATTTTTTAATGCTGTTTGCAGGGTTGGATGACTTCCTCCTGACAgtaatggcctatgaccgctttgCAGCCATCTGTCACCCCCTGTACTATACGGTCATCATGAATCCAAAAGTCTGTAGAATTTTGGTTCTGGTTAGCTGGGCCATCAGTGTCCTGCATTCATTGTTACAGACCTTAATGGTGTTGAGACTGTCCTTCTGTGAAGAGTTGGAAATCCCTCACTATTTCTGTGAACTCAATCAGATGGTCCAACTTGCCTGTTCTGACAGCTTTCCCAATGACTTGGTGATATACATCACAGCTGTGCTGCTAGCTGGTGGTCCCCTCACTGGAATCTTTTACTCTTACACTAAGATAGCATCTTCCATCCACAGAATTTCATCTGCTCAGGGGAAGTATAAAGCATTTTCCACCTGTGTATCTCACCTCTCAGTTGTCTTCTTATTTTACTGTACAAGCCTAGGAGTGTATGTTAGCTCTGCTGCTACCCACAGCTCCCAGTCAAGTGCAACAGCATCAAtgatgtacactgtggtcacacccatgctgaaTCCTTTCATCTATAGTCTAAGGAATAGAGACATAAAGAGGGCTCTGAAGGCATTCTTCAGAATGGCAGCTATAAAAAGGACACTTGTCCTGAGATAA